The DNA segment TCATTGATTCTGGCCCATAGCCCATACTCAAGTGAAGGGGAATTAAGCTTCATTTCTAGAAGAAAGTAGTATCAAAAAAAGTTGTAGACATATCCTAAAACCATCACACTATCCTTTTTAAACAGGTCCCTACAGTTCAGTCCCCCCGCCTTCTGCTCCCCTACCAAAGAAGTCTCTGGGAACCCAGCCTCCCAAGAAGGCTGTGGAGAAGCAGCAGCCTGTGGAAAGCAGTGAAGACAGCAGTGATGAGTGTGGTGAGTCAGAGGGATGCAGCCTCCCCTCAGCGTGGGTCTGGAGGAGGGGATGAGGAATCAGGGAGAGAGAAAGCCTTCCATCCTTCGGTTGCTTTTTGCTTAAAGCAAGACAGAGCTAAGGCTCTGTGCGTGTCTTtgcattctttttattgctgtccTGGTTGGGGTGGGACTCTGGACCCAGCATAATGCTACAGGTTCTCCTCAGATTCAAGTTCTGAAGAAGAGAAGAAACCCCCAACTAAGGCAGTAGTCTCTAAAGCAACCACTAAACCACCTCCAGCAAAGAAAGCAGCAGAGAGCTCTTCAGACAGCTCAGGTAAGGCATATGGAGGCCCTCAGTTCAGTGAGATGCTCTCAGGCAGCTGCTAAGGGCTCCCCTGAATCCAATTTGGGGAgctgttgattccatcccttctGTGTCTAGACTCTGACAGCTCTGAGGATGATGAAGCTCCTTCTAAGCCAGCTGGTACCACCAAGAATTCTTCAAATAAGCCAGCTGTCACCACCAAGTCACCTGCAGTGAAGCCAGCTGCAGCCCCCAAGCAACCTGTGGGCGGTGGCCAGAAGCTTCTGACGAGAAAGGCTGACAGCAGCTCCAGTGAGGAAGAGAGCAGCTCCAGTGAGGAGGAGAAGACAAAGAAGATGGTGGCCACCACTAAGCCCAAGGCGACTGCCAAAGCAGCTCCACCTCTGCCTGCCAAGCAGGCTCCTCAGGGTAGTAGGGACAGCAGCTCTGATTCAGACAGCTCCAgcagtgaggaggaggaagagaagacatCTAAGTCTGCAGTTAAGAAGAAGCCACAGAAGGTAGCAGGAGGTGCAGCCCCTTCCAAGCCAGCCTCTGCAAAGAAAGGAAAGGCTGAGAGCAGCAGCAGTTCTTCCTCTGATGACTCcagtgaggaagaggaagagaagcccAAGGGCAAGGGCTCTCCAAGACCACAAGCCCCCAAGGCCAATGGCACCTCTGCACTGACTGCCCAGAATGGAAAAGCAGCTAAGAacagtgaggaggaggaagaagaaaagaaaaaggcggCAGTGGTAGTTTCCAAATCAGGTCTGTACCCAATGAACATGCCCTCTGGGTTTTGTCCCCCCAAATCAGGATGGGATATACTCTTTGAGAGTAGGGTAGTGAGAGGAGGCCCACCACTGGGCTTCCAGTTGTGGAAACTGGGAGGAAGAACAGGAAActggttacctttttttttttttattagagtctcactgtgtcacccagaccggggtgcaatggcatgatcacggcttgTGCAGCCTTAACCTCATGGACTCAGGTGATctttccaccccagcctcctgagtagccgggactacaagcatgcaccaccatgtctggctcatttttttaactttttatagagacagaatctcactatattgcccaggctgatctgaatttcctgggctcaagcgatcctcctaccttggactcccaaaatgctggggttacagttgtgagccactgtactcggcCTGAgtctggctttttgttttgtaggTTCATTAAAGAAGCGGAAGCAGAATGAGGCTGCCAAGGAGGCAGAGACTCCTCAGGCCAAGAAGATAAAGCTTCAGACCCCTAACACATttccaaaaaggaagaaagtaagtTGTCTCACTTTCTTCTCAGGAGCCAGctctttaaaagtagaaaaatctaGGATCATCTTGACAGCTCTGCCTGGCGTGACCTGGTACATGTGCCCATGTGTATCACTCAGGAGAACTGTTACATGACCACTCTGTCTTTAATTTCCTACTTCATTCTTCTGTAGGGAGAAAAAAGGGCATCATCCCCATTCCGAAGGGTCAGGGAGGAGGAAATTGAGGTGGATTCACGAGTTGCAGACAACTCCTTTGATGCCAAGGTGAGAGAGAGATCTGTGCCATTCTTGGGAGGGAGGATGGGTAGTGTCAGAGAGGACAGTTCTTGGTTCAGGTTGGTGGGAATCTTCTCTGGGTTCAGGTTTCCTTGAGCAGGGAGTAGAAAGAATAAAGTGACAGGGCCCCAGCATGGTCCTCCTCTGTGTTAATCTCCCTCTCTACTTACCAGCGAGGTGCAGCCGGAGACTGGGGAGAGCGAGCCAATCAGGTTTTGAAGTTCACCAAAGGCAAGTCCTTTCGGCATGAGAAAACCAAGAAGAAGCGGggcagctaccggggaggctcaATCTCTGTCCAGGTTAATTCTATTAAGTTTGACAGCGAGTGACCTGAGGCCATCTTTGGTGAAGCAAGGGTGATGATCGGAGACTACTTACTTTCTCCAGTGGACCTGGGAACCCTCAGGTCTCTAGGTGAGGGTCTTGATGAGGACAGAAGTTTAGAGTAGGTCCTAAGACTTTACAGTGTAACATCCTCTCTGGTCCTTTTCTGTGTTCCTAGTTTTGTACAGACTTGTTTTTGAGTGTTGAGTAGCAGGGACAAAATAAgggaatgttatttttaaagaaaattcattttcattgttgtctccttccttttctgtgaaaGTCCTCATACTGagaaatttgtatattttatattaaatcacTTACTATTGATTTCTGTTGTGATTTTCAAAGGTGGATTCCCACAGATAAAATCTTGGCTATTGCCCAAAACATAGTAAAGGGTCACGTGTGACTTTTTATAATAGGAAGAAAATTCTGCCTTTGTGAGTACACATGTCCACAtttcatccctccttccctcaaAACCCTAGAGAGGGGCATTAAAGAATTGTTGATGTATATGCAATGTCTGTTAAGCATGCACTATGTATTTCATCCTCATTTATTGGGTCTGGGACTGAAGTTTTTAGCCAGCATGGACCTAACCTACTTTTTGGGATAAAATTCACTGTTTTGTTACAGGCAAAATTCTGGTATGGCGTGAATGCCATGGGTCattctgaatgtatttttttctgtaattttatcaTTACATGATGTTTGCAATAcgtgctttgttttttaatttgaaagcAAACTTTTCTACTGTTGAAAGACATTTTTTGACAACTTGACCCTTCCTAGTATTGAGTTCTAAGTTGAGGACTGCATCTTCTCGTTTTTTACAGTATAGAGAACAAAATGACATTAGTTTGAAAAATACATATCACTTGGTATTGCTGTCTTGGTTGCAGTGGTGATACAGAATTGGTTTCATTAATTCCTACATGATTGAGAATCACTGATCaagaaagtgggggaaaaaaaaacaaacgttAAAACCTCAATCCTCAGTAGGAAGGTAGATTACATTAGGTGAAATTATAGGTAATCTATGTATGTGCTAATGGGGTTGGAAAGAACCTTATAGAGCATATTACCTGATAAACTTGAGTGGGTTTGGGAGAACAAACTAATAGGATTATTGTGTCTCCTAGTTGGTACCTGGGAGCAATTGACATGCCCCCTTCAGAACCTTAACTGTTAGTAGCAGTGGCTGTAACAACACAAACCAGTGACCAGAGATAACAGCTTTTAGGCCAAGCTGGCCTGACGGTATGGCTGCAGGAAGTGACTGAGCAGTAGCGGTACTCAGCCAGACCAAGACGGAGAGGGAAGAGTCCACAGCTTTCGGAAGCTAAGGCATTCTGGTGGTAGAAAAGTGTGCCCCAAGCCTTCATGGACGAGTTATAGGTCTTAAGATTAGTCTCCTCTTGTTTGGATTCCATACTTGCTAAATATACCTGATAATAACCTGGTTTTCCATGTAACTGCCTCTAGGAAGAAAATGTACTGTTCATGCTGACACAGATATTTCAGTCTGCATGGTAAAAGTTCTACATCTTACTACAAAATAATAAACTGGCTGGTTTATAATGTGTCTTGGGAGTTTTATTATTGTGAGTCTAAACCCCTCCCACCCCCTACTCAAACCAGAACAACTTTGGTGCCAGTTATAGGACTGGGGTCCAGACCTGTGATTTCACTGCAGAGGTTTTTTGGCAGCAGCTTGTCTCACGGTGCCTTTTCCAGGCTATATTCTAGCCTATGCATAGTCCAAATTGGGGGTTGGCAAAATGGCCTATGGGTCAAATCCAGCCCatggtttgtttttatattacctaggagctaagaatggtttttacatttgtaaaggtcttttaaaaagagagagaatgtgtgacAGAGATCTTATcaatggcccacaaagcctaagaTATTTAGGATGCGGCCCTTTACAGAagaagtttgccaatccctggtcTAAATCAGCGATTCCTAAGACATCAGCTGAAAATTAGAATCATCTGAGGAACTTAGAAACACGGATActcgcaaatcaaaaccacagtgagataccatctcacaccagttagaatggcgatcattaaaaagtcaggaaagaacaggtgctgaagaggatgtggagaaataggaacacttttatactgttggttggactgtaaactagttcaaccattgtggtagacagtgtggcgattcctcaaggatctagaactagaaataccatttgacccagcaatcccattgctgagtatatacccaaaggattataaatcatgctgctataaagacacatgca comes from the Pan troglodytes isolate AG18354 chromosome 8, NHGRI_mPanTro3-v2.0_pri, whole genome shotgun sequence genome and includes:
- the NOLC1 gene encoding nucleolar and coiled-body phosphoprotein 1 isoform X3 codes for the protein MADAGIRRVVPSDLYPLVLGFLRDNQLSEVANKFAKATGATQQDANASSLLDIYSFWLNRSAKVPERKLQANGPVAKKAKKKASSSDSEDSSEEEEEVQGPPAKKAAVPAKRVGLPPGKAAAKASESSSSEESSDDDDEEDQKKQPVQKGVKPQAKAAKAPPKKAKSSDSDSDSSSEDEPPKNQKPKITPVAVKAQTKAPPKPARAAPKVANGKAASSSSSSSSSSSSSDDSEEEKAAATPKKTVPKKQVVAKAPVKAAATPTRKSSSSEDSSSDEEEEQKKPMKNKPGPYSSVPPPSAPLPKKSLGTQPPKKAVEKQQPVESSEDSSDECDSSSEEEKKPPTKAVVSKATTKPPPAKKAAESSSDSSDSDSSEDDEAPSKPAGTTKNSSNKPAVTTKSPAVKPAAAPKQPVGGGQKLLTRKADSSSSEEESSSSEEEKTKKMVATTKPKATAKAAPPLPAKQAPQGSRDSSSDSDSSSSEEEEEKTSKSAVKKKPQKVAGGAAPSKPASAKKGKAESSSSSSSDDSSEEEEEKPKGKGSPRPQAPKANGTSALTAQNGKAAKNSEEEEEEKKKAAVVVSKSGSLKKRKQNEAAKEAETPQAKKIKLQTPNTFPKRKKGEKRASSPFRRVREEEIEVDSRVADNSFDAKRGAAGDWGERANQVLKFTKGKSFRHEKTKKKRGSYRGGSISVQVNSIKFDSE
- the NOLC1 gene encoding nucleolar and coiled-body phosphoprotein 1 isoform X4; its protein translation is MADAGIRRVVPSDLYPLVLGFLRDNQLSEVANKFAKATGATQQDANASSLLDIYSFWLKSAKVPERKLQANGPVAKKAKKKASSSDSEDSSEEEEEVQGPPAKKAAVPAKRVGLPPGKAAAKASESSSSEESSDDDDEEDQKKQPVQKGVKPQAKAAKAPPKKAKSSDSDSDSSSEDEPPKNQKPKITPVAVKAQTKAPPKPARAAPKVANGKAASSSSSSSSSSSSSDDSEEEKAAATPKKTVPKKQVVAKAPVKAAATPTRKSSSSEDSSSDEEEEQKKPMKNKPGPYSSVPPPSAPLPKKSLGTQPPKKAVEKQQPVESSEDSSDECDSSSEEEKKPPTKAVVSKATTKPPPAKKAAESSSDSSDSDSSEDDEAPSKPAGTTKNSSNKPAVTTKSPAVKPAAAPKQPVGGGQKLLTRKADSSSSEEESSSSEEEKTKKMVATTKPKATAKAAPPLPAKQAPQGSRDSSSDSDSSSSEEEEEKTSKSAVKKKPQKVAGGAAPSKPASAKKGKAESSSSSSSDDSSEEEEEKPKGKGSPRPQAPKANGTSALTAQNGKAAKNSEEEEEEKKKAAVVVSKSGSLKKRKQNEAAKEAETPQAKKIKLQTPNTFPKRKKGEKRASSPFRRVREEEIEVDSRVADNSFDAKRGAAGDWGERANQVLKFTKGKSFRHEKTKKKRGSYRGGSISVQVNSIKFDSE
- the NOLC1 gene encoding nucleolar and coiled-body phosphoprotein 1 isoform X2, which translates into the protein MADAGIRRVVPSDLYPLVLGFLRDNQLSEVANKFAKATGATQQDANASSLLDIYSFWLKSAKVPERKLQANGPVAKKAKKKASSSDSEDSSEEEEEVQGPPAKKAAVPAKRVGLPPGKAAAKASESSSSEESSDDDDEEDQKKQPVQKGVKPQAKAAKAPPKKAKSSDSDSDSSSEDEPPKNQKPKITPVAVKAQTKAPPKPARAAPKVANGKAASSSSSSSSSSSSSDDSEEEKAAATPKKTVPKKQVVAKAPVKAAATPTRKSSSSEDSSSDEEEEQKKPMKNKPGPYSSVPPPSAPLPKKSLGTQPPKKAVEKQQPVESSEDSSDECDSSSEEEKKPPTKAVVSKATTKPPPAKKAAESSSDSSDSDSSEDDEAPSKPAGTTKNSSNKPAVTTKSPAVKPAAAPKQPVGGGQKLLTRKADSSSSEEESSSSEEEKTKKMVATTKPKATAKAAPPLPAKQAPQGSRDSSSDSDSSSSEEEEEKTSKSAVKKKPQKVAGGAAPSKPASAKKGKAESSSSSSSDDSSEEEEEKPKGKGSPRPQAPKANGTSALTAQNGKAAKNSEEEEEEKKKAAVVVSKSESHCVTQTGVQWHDHGLCSLNLMDSGSLKKRKQNEAAKEAETPQAKKIKLQTPNTFPKRKKGEKRASSPFRRVREEEIEVDSRVADNSFDAKRGAAGDWGERANQVLKFTKGKSFRHEKTKKKRGSYRGGSISVQVNSIKFDSE
- the NOLC1 gene encoding nucleolar and coiled-body phosphoprotein 1 isoform X1, whose amino-acid sequence is MADAGIRRVVPSDLYPLVLGFLRDNQLSEVANKFAKATGATQQDANASSLLDIYSFWLNRSAKVPERKLQANGPVAKKAKKKASSSDSEDSSEEEEEVQGPPAKKAAVPAKRVGLPPGKAAAKASESSSSEESSDDDDEEDQKKQPVQKGVKPQAKAAKAPPKKAKSSDSDSDSSSEDEPPKNQKPKITPVAVKAQTKAPPKPARAAPKVANGKAASSSSSSSSSSSSSDDSEEEKAAATPKKTVPKKQVVAKAPVKAAATPTRKSSSSEDSSSDEEEEQKKPMKNKPGPYSSVPPPSAPLPKKSLGTQPPKKAVEKQQPVESSEDSSDECDSSSEEEKKPPTKAVVSKATTKPPPAKKAAESSSDSSDSDSSEDDEAPSKPAGTTKNSSNKPAVTTKSPAVKPAAAPKQPVGGGQKLLTRKADSSSSEEESSSSEEEKTKKMVATTKPKATAKAAPPLPAKQAPQGSRDSSSDSDSSSSEEEEEKTSKSAVKKKPQKVAGGAAPSKPASAKKGKAESSSSSSSDDSSEEEEEKPKGKGSPRPQAPKANGTSALTAQNGKAAKNSEEEEEEKKKAAVVVSKSESHCVTQTGVQWHDHGLCSLNLMDSGSLKKRKQNEAAKEAETPQAKKIKLQTPNTFPKRKKGEKRASSPFRRVREEEIEVDSRVADNSFDAKRGAAGDWGERANQVLKFTKGKSFRHEKTKKKRGSYRGGSISVQVNSIKFDSE